From the Achromobacter xylosoxidans A8 genome, the window GGGCAGCACCGGCGACAGGCGCGCCAAGCCCTCTGCCGTGGTGGCGTGGATGCCTTCGTCGCCTTCCAGCACCGCTGCGGTTTTCGCATAGCGTGCGTCGGGCACCTCGAAGGGCAGCGTCATGTAGCGCTGCTGGAAGCGGCGGCCGTCGGCGCAGGCCTGCGCATATTGCTCATAGCGGCGCAGGGTGACGGCATTCTGTTCGTCCGTGGAGATGCCATGGCGCTCGGCCACGCGCTCCCCGGTCTGCAGCATGGACAGGCCGCTCCAGGGATCATGCGAAAAATTGTCCAACACCCAGTTTTCGTGCGAGCCGGAGCCGCCTGGGCCGGCCGGATCGGGATGATAGAGCTGCGGGCCGTTGGACACGCGGTCAGCCATGAGAACCAGCGAGGTCTCTGCGTGGCCGAGCATGAGCTCGGCCGCGGCCGTGGCCAGGCCGCGCACCGAGGTGGCGCAGGCCTGCGAGACCACCGGTCCCGCCAGATGGGGCGCGCCCAGCATGCCGGCCACCCAGGGCAGGCCATAGAACGAGCCTTGTTGTGGCACCGAGCAGCCTAGCACCGCGCTTTGCAGCGCCGTCGGGGCGATGCCGCGGCGCTCCAGTTCGCGGCGCGCGGTCCAGGCCGCGAAGCGCAGGCTGTGCAAGCGCGACAGGCTGCCCTGCCAGCGCGAAAAAGGGGTGCTCCAATACACGCCATAAGGAATGTGTACGCCGGTCATGCGGACTCCTGCTGAAAAAGGCGGCTCAGGGCAGGAACTGCCAGGCGCCCGAACGGGCCTGCATCAGCACGACGCCGCGCTCGTCCAGGCCGTTGTGGTTGGTGGGCGACATCATGTAGATGCCCTGGGTGCCGACGGTGCCCTGCAGGCTTTCCAGGGCGTCGCGCAGCGCCTGGCGGAAGGCTGGGGTGCCGGGCTGGGTGCCGGCCGGGATCTTGGCGACGGCCGCGTCCAGCAACAGATAGGCGTCGTAGGTGTAGGGCGCGAAGGCATTGCGCGAGTCCGCGCCGTAGGTCGCTTCGTACTGTTGGGCGTAACGCGTGGCTACCGGTTTGATCGGGCTGTCCGCAGGCAACTGCTCCACCACCTGCACCGGACCGCTGGGCACGATCACGCCATCCACGCCCTTGCCGCCGAGTTTCAGGAAATCCTTGTTGATGACGCCGTGCGTGTTG encodes:
- a CDS encoding thiolase family protein, giving the protein MTGVHIPYGVYWSTPFSRWQGSLSRLHSLRFAAWTARRELERRGIAPTALQSAVLGCSVPQQGSFYGLPWVAGMLGAPHLAGPVVSQACATSVRGLATAAAELMLGHAETSLVLMADRVSNGPQLYHPDPAGPGGSGSHENWVLDNFSHDPWSGLSMLQTGERVAERHGISTDEQNAVTLRRYEQYAQACADGRRFQQRYMTLPFEVPDARYAKTAAVLEGDEGIHATTAEGLARLSPVLPGGTITYGGQTHPADGNAGIILATAARAREWSRRPEIGIEILAFGQSRTEKGYMPQAPIEAAGSALQRAGLAMADLHAVKTHNPFVVSDIALARATGFDVMAMNNYGCSLVWGHPQSPTGLRSVIELIEELAERGGGLGLFTGCAAGDSAMAVVLRVDAAGAAR